A segment of the Streptomyces sp. L2 genome:
CGTCCGTGGCGACGAACGGCGTCGGCTCGGTCATCACGGCCGCCGTCAACGGCGTGAACTGTGCGGCGGGCGCAGCAGCGGCCGCGCCGGTCATGCCCGTCGCGTGTCCGGGCCCTGCCGAGACCACCAGCATGCCGGCCGCCGCGAGCACGGCAGCGGCGAGCCCGCGGAGGAGCGGGCCGCGGCCGGTGCGTTTGCGAGAATCGCGCTCTGCCATTGCGCTCTTTCGATCGTCGGACCCGGTCCGTGAAGGACACCGGCACGCCCCACGCAGAGGCGCAGCCCCATGTAATCCGGCGCCACACCGCTCCGGGCGCCGGACGCCGTGGGCAGCCGCCGAACTCCACCCGTGCAGCCGCAGAGAAACGTCGAAGGGCCCCACCGCGAACGGTGGGGCCCTTCGACAACGTGCCCGGTGAGGCACTGGCTCTCGGTTCCCGCTCATGCCCTGCGCCAAGCGTTGAGCAGGTCCTCGGGGCCGTACACCGCCTGAAGGCCGGAACAGCCGGCCCCGTTGCGGGAGACCGCCACGAGCGGTACTGGCTCGTCGGTGATCGCCGCCCGGTGCTTCTGCAGTGCGGCCAGGTCGTGGCTGTCGAACGCGGAGTTCTCCAGCCACTTGACCGAGCCGAGGAAGAGCAACTGTTTGGCCACCGGGTGCCGGTCGGCGCCCACCAAGTCGATTTCGACGTCGTTGCTGCGGGTCCAGTACCCACCGATCGCCGGGGCGGCAGCCAGGAACCCGTCCGGCAGGAGACGGGCGAGGGATTCGCGCACCAGGGGCTCGACGGCGCGGCCCCGCCAGCTCGTCCACTGCTCCTGGATGCGGCTCAGCGTGAGATCCCCCCGCATCCGTTCGATCTCCGCCATGTGCGGATCCAGGAACGCGAGCCAGAACCGCAGGTAGGGGTCTGCCACCCGGTAGCGGCGTTCCTTCGACGGCCTGAGAGAGAGGGGAAGTTCGGCAGCCACGACCCGTTTCCCGGTCAGCACGTCTGTGGCTCGGGTAAGCGTGGTGTGGGCGATGCCGCCGGCCGCACGCGCGATGTTGGTGAAGGTCCGCTCTCCGGATCCGATGGCCCGCAGTACCTCCCTGCTCATCGCCTGCGGTGGAAACTCCGCGGCCAGTGAGCGTTCGGCGGAGACCAGCAGGGCTGAGATGGGGTTGTCCAGCGAGTCCCGTAGGAACTCCCAGACGTCGGCCCCGGACCGCCACTCCGCGCAGATCAGGGGAAGACCTCCCGTGACCAGGGCGGCGTCGAACGCGGCCGCCGGCGACAGGTCGAGCATCTCGCCGATGTCGGCGGGGTTCAGGGGCCCGACGATCATTTCCCGGCCCCGCTGGTGAAAGGGACGGTCGTAGCTGTTCAGCGCCTCCATCATCGACAGATCGGATCCGACCAGGAGGAGAAGTACCGGCTTTCGGCTGAGTAGCCGGTCCCATGCCCGCTGGAGCATGCCCTCGAAGGCGTCGATGCGGTCCATGAGATACGGAACCTCGTCGATGACCACCACGCTCGGGCTGTCGTCGGGAAGCAGCTCCGCGAGCAGCCTCAAGGCCGCGTTCCACTGCGCCGGGGTCTCCTCGGAGAACAGTTCCCGCTCCGGGAGGTTGGATCTGGCGACGGCGTCGAGCAACTCCGTCAGTTCGTCCTCCGCCGTGCCGCCTGCGGCGGTGAAGAAGAGGTACGGCGTCTCGGTGCGCCGGAGGAACTCCTCGACGAGGCGGGACTTGCCGACCCGCCGTCTTCCTCGCATGAGGACGCATCGCCCCGGTTTCGCCGACCCGACGGCATCGTGGACCGCCCGCAGGGCGGAGCCGAGCACGTTCAGCTCGCGATCCCGTCCGATGAAACGACGCATGGCGAGCCTCCTGAGAGGGATGGTATCGACAGAGATACTATCTCTCTCGATACCATCTTCCCCTTATTCGGGCGCGGGGCTCATGACGCCGTGGATGCGGGAGAGGGTGAAAACGCGCTCGTCCTGACGCAGGTGGCACCAGGCTTCGAGGTAGGGCGGGTCGAGTTCGAGGCGGCTGAGGGTGCGTACCGTCCGGTTCCCCGAGGTGGCGACGTAGTCGACGGTGATGGGTGCGTCGGCATCGATCGCGTACGCGAGCTGGCGGACGTCGCTGTACGGCAGGTGCTTCGCCCACCCTGCGACGATCTCCTCGGTGTCCGTGGCGAAGGGCGGTCCTCCGTCGAACGGCGCGGGTTCCGGAGTCGTCGGCGGGGCGGCCAGCAACCGGGCCGCCAAGGTGTTCGGGTCGGCTGGGGCGGGTTTCTTCGCCGTGCCTGTGGCAGCGATCCGGCCACGGTCCCCCGCGCCGGGGCGGGGAGCCGGCACCGGCGCGGCGGCCCGCTGAGGCCGGGTTCCCCCGACCCGTACCGTGCCCTCGGCCGTCTCGGCGACGGGGGCGTATCCCTCGGCCCGGAGCGTGGCGAGGGTCGTGTCGAGCGGGCTGCGGCTGATCAGAACCGTCGGTGCCAGCTGTCGTAGCCCGAGCTCGGCAAGCTTGCGGTGGGCGGCGAGTTCGGCGATGAGAGCGGGCTCGTCGCTGTGGAGGACGCAGGCGGCGGGGGCGACGCGCACGCGGCCGTGGGCGCGTGCGGTGTCGGCGATCAGGTAGGTCAGCGCCTGCGGCAGGGGCCCGGCGGCGACAGCGGCCAGGTCGGCCGTGATGGCGTCGCGGAGACGGCCGGCGTCCAGTGCCCGGCGGATGCTGCCGGCGCTGAACCGCCACACCGATGCCGTGCCGCTGGTCTCGCGGTCGGCGACGGCGTTCAGGAGCGAGGCCAGTCGAGCGGACGGGGTGCCGGTGACGACGGCGGTGAGATCGGCGCCGATCCGTGCCGTCGCGGTGGCCGAGGGCAGCAGTCGCCGGCACTCCATGCCCAGCGCCTCCGTGTCGCCGGTCCGCAGATGGATACCGAAGGCGGACAGAGCGCCGCGAGCGAGTACGCCGAGAATCTCGGCCTCACGGATCACGGTGGCGAACGGGGTTCCGTCCGGGGGTGACGAGTGGGTGAGCGGGCGGTGCCAGGTGATCAGGGACCCCAGATCCGAGGCGACTGTCGCGCCCTGCCTCGCCGGAAGCCGGCCGGCTGCGGCCAACAGCCCGTGGCGGGCCTGCACGCAGTCGTTGCAGGGCGGTGCTCCCGCGAGAGCGGGAAGCGCCTTGTTGTCCTCGTCGCGCGACTCGGTCGGGGTGAGCGGCAGGTTCCGCCATGCCTGGAGCAGTACCGCGAACTGCTCCGCGGGTTCCTGCTCCGCCCAGGCGTCGTACGCCTCGGTGGGCGCCACGCGGTCACCGTCCACGCCCAGGAGCCCGGCGTCGTACGCCGTCTCAAGAGCAAGGCGTACGACGGCGTCGTCGGCCTGCGCGGCCTTGCCGATGCGGGCCAGTTCACGCGCCCCGACCCCGCCGGACTTCAGCCGGGCCGGCGCGGTGACCGAGCAGGCCGACAGGACCGAGACGGCACGGGACGCGAACGCCGTGGCCGCGGCCGCGGCCTCGTGGTCCACCTCGGCGGGTGTGACGGACGCCGATCGCACGCAAGGCGGGACCGGTGTGAACGGGGCGGGCCGGCCGGGTCCGCGCAGCGAGAGCGCCACCTCGGCCGGCATACGGGCCGGACCGTAGGCCTGACGATCCTGGATCAGGAGTCCCCGCTCCAGTGCCCACCGGGCGCCCGGTTCAAGGCCGGGGCCGGAAGCGCCGAACACGTTGAACGGCTGCTGCCCCGGCACGCCCTCCGCGCGGTGTTCGAGCAGCCTCCGGGCCGCCGCAGGAGCTTGCGCGACCAGGGGGACGACCTGTTCCGGGTCCCTGTGATGTGCCCTCAGAGCGGCCAGACGCTGCGACTTGGTGGCCGGCGGCTTGATGCCCAGGGCTGCCAGCATGCCGCGCAGGTCCTCGGAGGCCGCGTCCGCGAGCAGCTGCTCCAGCGGCGCATCCAGTCCCAGGGGCGCGTCCCATGCCTGGCGCAGTGGTCCGGCCATGCGGAGTCTCCCCGCGCCGTCCGGCCAGACCAGAGCCTGATCGGCCAGCGCTTCCAGCACGACGTCCAGTTGGCGGGTGGTTTCGTGGTCCGTCGCCCCCAGCAGCGCCGCCAGGGCATCGCGCGACGCGGGCGTACCCAGCGCCGCCAGCGCCTCGGCCACCTGGAGGTGTGGCAGCGCGAGCCGCGGCAGGGCCAGGGCCACCGATCCGGGGCGCTGAAGACGGTCGGCCAGTTCCCCCACCGAGCGCGGCTCCGGAGGGGAGGCGGCGTCCTTCCGTGCTTCGAGCACGCGTGCCAGACGAGAGCGGCCGAGGCTGCTCAGCCATGTCGCCAGCGCTGATCGGGACTTCATGGAGGTGCACCTCGTCAGACCGGGGAGTCGCCGTGGGGCGGGAGGCTCGGCGCCGGATTCCGGAATGGCGTACCCCATGGCCGGCGGGTGCCGCATCAGGGCAGGTGCACCTTTTGGTGGGCGTTGCCGGCTCGCGTCCTGCCTCGACTGCGGCGCGCCGCGGGATGTGGAAGCGTCACACCGAAGAGCCGAGCCACAACGCGTGGCTCGGCTCTTCGATTCGCCTGTACAGGCGGCTGCGGAGGATACGAGATTCGAACTCGTGAGGGGTTGCCCCCAACACGCTTTCCAACTGTGTTGGTGGGGTGATGGGGTGTGTGCAGGGGCGTTCACCTGCGTTCATAGGCGGTTGGCCATTGAGCGAGCGAGGAGAGCTGGACTCATCTGAACGCCGGTGAACCTGGGTGAATGAGACGGGAACTGAGACGGCCGACGGGGGGACTTGGGTCGTCAGCGCAGGAACGGGAGCCGTCGGCGACGGGCGCCTCTTGCTGGCCGGCCGGGCAGCCGTGCATAGCGGATCAAGGATGCTGGGCTTGCGGTACGGATCCACACTGGGGCTCCGACGATGATCCGTTGTGCTGCCAGCATATTGCCCGAAAGGTGCCAGCGGCTCTCGGTGAGCACGACGTCGGTGTAGACCTGAGCGAACCACTCACTGTCATCTGCATGGGCGAGCGTGTATCCACGCGTCCAGGGGCGGCCTTCGTGCTCTTCTTCTGTGCCGATGGAGCCTTGGTTCAGTGCGATGTTCAGAGCTTCCACTGACAGTTGTTCGGGATCATCCCATTGAGACGTGTTCCTGGTGCCTCGGCTCTCCAACAGTTCAGCGATGGCGCGCCATGCTGATGAGAACCACCCGGCTTCGGGGGCGTCTCCGGGGCGCAGAATCCGGCCGGGGAAGTTGTCCATGCTGCCGAAGAGCACAAGATCGATCTGCTGGCCTGCATTGTTGGTCGTCCTGATGTGGAACATCGCCCCCTTGTCCCGCTCCGGCCCGCCAATGAACCTGGCGATGTGGATCTGGCCGGCGCCCTTGGCGAAGCGAGCAGGAGGGGGCTTGTCGAGGGCGGAGGCCGCCTGGGCACCGATGTGCTTTTCGATCTTGTAGGCCCTTTCGTGGCGGGTGAGCTCGCCCCGGTTTCCATTGCCGACCTCGACCCCGATGCCCTGCAAGGCGGCTTTGAGAGTCCAGTTCGGTCGGCCATCCAGCTTGATGCCGTTGTCGGATGTGATCTCGGCAACGCGGCGCTCTGACCAGTACAAGTAGCTGCCCGCGTGACCTCTTCGCACCATCAGTTCTCCGTCTCACACTGCCCTGCTCCGCAGCGTATGCCTCCGTCGACCTCGGCACGGTGAACTTGCGCTCTTGCCTGCTGCAAGCGGTGAGGCTGCACGATGAGAGCGTGCAGAAGCCCTGAGCTATGGAAGCTAACGTGATCTCGGGCTCGCTGCGGGCCGGACCTGCGGCGGAAGGGTAGCGGCGCCTGGTGGGCGGGTCCGTTGATTCCCCGGTGTTCCCCGCAGTTCCCCGTACGATCTGGCACGCATCTGGTACGACCCCCTTCGTCCCGAACCCTCGGCTGGGTGGTCATTACGGGCTGGTGGGCTGGTCAATCGGCCGTAGTCGGCTGCTGTAGGTCAGCTGCGGTCGTTGAGGTTGCTCTACTTCTCTGCTGTACAGCTTGGGCGGCTTGGCGCGAGTGGGCGAGGTTGTTACGGCTGGTCAGGGGGCGCGGTGGGTATCGCCGAGGACCTGTGCACCGAGGGTGCAGCGACGGTCTTAGCGATGACGTTCCTTCCGTGAACTGGCCGGACCAGCCAACACGGCAATCTGCAGGCGACCAGGGAAGAAACTGCAGATGAGGTGCGCATGGCCGTAGACCAGGTGGGAGCAGTAGTCCGGTGGTTTGCCACTGGTGCTGTCCGACGTCGATGACGGTCATCGACGGCATTCGAATGTATGGCCGACGCGTAGAGCCTGGCTCGTTTCCCTACTCATCAAGACTCCGTGTCGGGAGCTCAAGCGCTGCGGCCTACCCAAAGGCCCCAGCCGACACCTGGTCAGACATACCGACCCGATGGGATGATGCCGCATGAGGCCTCAGCGTCTCGTACGAGGGGAGATTGCACCCGCATGACGGAAGTCCCGATCGTCGGCACCGGCGTTATCAATTTCGAGTTCTTCAAGATAAGAACCGGAAACGTTGATGGGGGTCGGGCGCTATTTGAGCAGATGATTCAGGACCTCGTTGACGTGAAGTACCCCAACTGTTCGACTATTGAAGCGAATCCGGGCGACTGGGGAATCGATGCCTATGTCGGATCACTGATCGATGGAGAAGTGAGCATCTGGCAGTCAAAATACTTCATCGACGGATTCGCGGAATCTCAAAAGAAGCAAGTACGCGAGGCTTATGAACAAGCAGTAGAATGCGCCAAGCGTGAAGGGTATGTCTTGGCGAGCTGGACTCTGTGCATCCCTGTCAATCTAGATGGTCCAACTGAAAAATGGTGGCTGGGATGGAAGGGGCGCATGGAGAAACGAGACGGTGTCACGATTGAGCTCTGGAACGAGTTGAGGCTGCGTAGGATCCTTCAGTCGGAGGATGCTCGTCGAATTAGAGAATACTACTTTAATCCGACCATTACCGTACCTAGAGTGCAACGAAACACCGAAGCGCTTGAGGACTACGAGCAGTACGAGGGTGCACTTTTTGTTCGGCAGATGCATGAAGCCGATATGTTTGCATGCGAGGAAGCCAAAGAAGAGTTTTTCAATGCAGAAATTCTGAGTCGCGAGATTTCCGACAAGGGAATTTCAGAAGAAATGAAAGCGTTGGCGGACGCTAAAGCCGTGTTGGCATCTCTGTGGGCGCAAAGATTTAATAGTGCAGCACAGGCATCTGTCGATAGGAGATTGGTGGGTCTCTACGAGCGTGTCATGGACGCCGTTCGAGATCATCACCCGAACCTGCCTCCCGAGATCCGGGCGAATGTAATTCATGCATTCGGTATGATTCATCAGCGGGTAGACGATGGGCGAGCCGGCTGGGTGCGCGATTACCGCGACGTAGCTGCGGCCTACTTCAAAGAAGCGGAAGAGCACAAGGAAGCCTCAAGTGACGTAGAAGAGCAGGAAGATCGGGAAAACGCTGCCGCGGTCGTCTCCTCAGAAGCGGAGGCCATTAATGGCGCAGACTGATCACAATGCCAGCCGAGAGAAGAACGTTTTTGAGTCCTATTTTCGGCCGGAGGATGAGGAGGAATTTCGTCTCGCCCAGCTGGTTCTTCTACTGGAAACAATGAGGAAGCAAGAAATCCACCCCAGCATAGAGCGCCTAGGTGTGCTAGATTTTTTTGCGGCCAATCCTTTTCTGGTGGTTCAGCCTGACGAGCCAGACTATAAGCACCTGGTTCTTGCGGGATTCTCTGTAAAGCCTATGAGCTATGCGTCAC
Coding sequences within it:
- a CDS encoding DUF234 domain-containing protein, yielding MRRFIGRDRELNVLGSALRAVHDAVGSAKPGRCVLMRGRRRVGKSRLVEEFLRRTETPYLFFTAAGGTAEDELTELLDAVARSNLPERELFSEETPAQWNAALRLLAELLPDDSPSVVVIDEVPYLMDRIDAFEGMLQRAWDRLLSRKPVLLLLVGSDLSMMEALNSYDRPFHQRGREMIVGPLNPADIGEMLDLSPAAAFDAALVTGGLPLICAEWRSGADVWEFLRDSLDNPISALLVSAERSLAAEFPPQAMSREVLRAIGSGERTFTNIARAAGGIAHTTLTRATDVLTGKRVVAAELPLSLRPSKERRYRVADPYLRFWLAFLDPHMAEIERMRGDLTLSRIQEQWTSWRGRAVEPLVRESLARLLPDGFLAAAPAIGGYWTRSNDVEIDLVGADRHPVAKQLLFLGSVKWLENSAFDSHDLAALQKHRAAITDEPVPLVAVSRNGAGCSGLQAVYGPEDLLNAWRRA
- a CDS encoding helicase-associated domain-containing protein, encoding MKSRSALATWLSSLGRSRLARVLEARKDAASPPEPRSVGELADRLQRPGSVALALPRLALPHLQVAEALAALGTPASRDALAALLGATDHETTRQLDVVLEALADQALVWPDGAGRLRMAGPLRQAWDAPLGLDAPLEQLLADAASEDLRGMLAALGIKPPATKSQRLAALRAHHRDPEQVVPLVAQAPAAARRLLEHRAEGVPGQQPFNVFGASGPGLEPGARWALERGLLIQDRQAYGPARMPAEVALSLRGPGRPAPFTPVPPCVRSASVTPAEVDHEAAAAATAFASRAVSVLSACSVTAPARLKSGGVGARELARIGKAAQADDAVVRLALETAYDAGLLGVDGDRVAPTEAYDAWAEQEPAEQFAVLLQAWRNLPLTPTESRDEDNKALPALAGAPPCNDCVQARHGLLAAAGRLPARQGATVASDLGSLITWHRPLTHSSPPDGTPFATVIREAEILGVLARGALSAFGIHLRTGDTEALGMECRRLLPSATATARIGADLTAVVTGTPSARLASLLNAVADRETSGTASVWRFSAGSIRRALDAGRLRDAITADLAAVAAGPLPQALTYLIADTARAHGRVRVAPAACVLHSDEPALIAELAAHRKLAELGLRQLAPTVLISRSPLDTTLATLRAEGYAPVAETAEGTVRVGGTRPQRAAAPVPAPRPGAGDRGRIAATGTAKKPAPADPNTLAARLLAAPPTTPEPAPFDGGPPFATDTEEIVAGWAKHLPYSDVRQLAYAIDADAPITVDYVATSGNRTVRTLSRLELDPPYLEAWCHLRQDERVFTLSRIHGVMSPAPE
- a CDS encoding serine/threonine protein kinase, which encodes MTEVPIVGTGVINFEFFKIRTGNVDGGRALFEQMIQDLVDVKYPNCSTIEANPGDWGIDAYVGSLIDGEVSIWQSKYFIDGFAESQKKQVREAYEQAVECAKREGYVLASWTLCIPVNLDGPTEKWWLGWKGRMEKRDGVTIELWNELRLRRILQSEDARRIREYYFNPTITVPRVQRNTEALEDYEQYEGALFVRQMHEADMFACEEAKEEFFNAEILSREISDKGISEEMKALADAKAVLASLWAQRFNSAAQASVDRRLVGLYERVMDAVRDHHPNLPPEIRANVIHAFGMIHQRVDDGRAGWVRDYRDVAAAYFKEAEEHKEASSDVEEQEDRENAAAVVSSEAEAINGAD